The following coding sequences are from one Planctomycetia bacterium window:
- a CDS encoding cobalamin biosynthesis protein P47K: MNRLRYIMIGGFLGAGKTTTIARMARHYTDQGLKVGIVTNDQAHGLVDTMSLRAQGFDVGEVTGACFCCKFNDLTDVVAQLSAEQRPDVILAEPVGSCTDLAATVLEPLRKFYAAEIEAAPLTVLLKPEHGLKILGDRSDMGFSPKAAYIFLKQLEEADLVVVNKVDKLTSDELLRITQLIEQRFPGKKVIPLSARSGAGFAAFLAEVGRTIDPRTDTPAMDYDIYAAGEAELGWLNCTVGFRSPSPKDSRINVDRFLVDFLERLATACLAVDAEPAHLKVLATAGDSTAIVNWVCSDVPPEISVASNAEVDEIDLTVNARVALDPELLAELVRKVSAETAKAWSLVADVTEMQSFRPGRPMPTHRMPLGRGAEPTA; encoded by the coding sequence ATGAACAGACTGCGATACATCATGATCGGGGGCTTTCTCGGGGCCGGTAAGACGACGACCATTGCCCGCATGGCCCGCCATTATACGGACCAAGGGCTCAAGGTGGGGATCGTTACGAACGATCAAGCTCATGGCCTCGTCGATACGATGTCGCTTCGAGCGCAAGGGTTCGATGTCGGCGAAGTGACCGGCGCTTGCTTCTGCTGCAAGTTCAACGATCTGACGGATGTGGTCGCTCAACTCTCCGCCGAACAGCGGCCGGACGTGATTCTGGCCGAACCGGTCGGTAGCTGCACCGACCTTGCCGCGACAGTGCTGGAGCCGTTACGAAAGTTTTACGCTGCCGAAATCGAAGCCGCCCCGCTCACGGTGCTGTTGAAGCCGGAGCATGGTCTCAAGATTCTCGGCGATCGAAGCGATATGGGGTTCTCGCCCAAAGCGGCATACATCTTTCTCAAGCAATTGGAAGAGGCCGATCTCGTCGTCGTCAACAAGGTCGATAAGCTCACGTCCGACGAACTGTTGCGGATCACGCAATTGATCGAGCAACGATTTCCCGGCAAGAAGGTCATCCCGCTCAGTGCCCGGTCCGGTGCTGGTTTCGCTGCGTTCTTGGCGGAAGTCGGGCGCACGATCGATCCACGAACCGATACGCCGGCGATGGATTACGACATCTACGCCGCAGGAGAGGCCGAGCTCGGTTGGCTCAACTGCACCGTCGGATTTCGTTCCCCGTCGCCGAAGGATTCGCGGATTAACGTCGATCGTTTCCTCGTCGACTTCCTCGAACGGCTCGCCACGGCTTGCCTTGCAGTCGACGCCGAGCCGGCTCATCTCAAAGTGCTCGCCACGGCGGGCGACTCGACCGCGATCGTGAATTGGGTCTGTTCGGATGTGCCCCCTGAAATCTCCGTCGCCTCGAATGCCGAGGTCGACGAGATCGATCTCACGGTCAATGCCCGAGTCGCGCTCGATCCCGAGTTGCTGGCCGAACTCGTGCGCAAGGTCTCCGCGGAAACGGCGAAGGCGTGGTCGCTCGTAGCGGACGTAACCGAGATGCAAAGCTTTCGCCCCGGCCGTCCGATGCCGACGCATCGGATGCCGCTAGGTCGCGGTGCCGAGCCGACTGCGTAA
- a CDS encoding tetratricopeptide repeat protein gives MAAACYFEQPATFVEGAEPVVPKATAETPDMLEQRGSDHFRASRFTASVADFDQEIKLDPRRAPWHWKRGISLYYAGRYADGAKQFEGYQTVDGNDVENAVWRFLCQARDPNVGLEKARREMLTIKDDRRVPMTQIYALYHGDLKPDDVVAAAKLGNPPESVLAQRLFYAHLYLGLYFEVLGDLPAAKLQMKEAVARKIDHYMGDVAVVHEKLLAAKTAK, from the coding sequence ATGGCCGCCGCTTGCTATTTCGAGCAACCGGCGACGTTCGTCGAGGGTGCCGAACCCGTCGTGCCGAAAGCAACCGCCGAAACTCCCGACATGCTCGAGCAGCGTGGCAGCGACCATTTCCGTGCAAGTCGATTCACCGCTTCGGTCGCCGATTTCGATCAAGAGATCAAGCTCGATCCACGGCGAGCCCCTTGGCACTGGAAACGTGGCATCTCGCTCTACTATGCCGGCCGCTATGCCGATGGCGCCAAGCAATTCGAGGGGTATCAAACCGTCGACGGCAACGACGTCGAGAATGCGGTGTGGCGATTTCTCTGCCAAGCTCGCGATCCGAATGTCGGCCTCGAAAAGGCGCGGCGCGAGATGCTGACGATCAAAGACGATCGCCGAGTTCCCATGACGCAAATCTATGCGCTGTACCACGGCGACCTCAAGCCCGACGATGTGGTTGCGGCGGCGAAATTAGGAAATCCTCCCGAATCGGTCCTAGCTCAACGCCTGTTCTACGCACACCTCTATCTCGGCCTCTATTTCGAGGTGTTGGGGGATCTGCCGGCGGCCAAGCTTCAAATGAAGGAAGCAGTGGCGCGAAAGATCGACCACTACATGGGGGACGTCGCCGTAGTGCACGAGAAGTTGCTCGCCGCGAAAACCGCGAAATAG
- the surE gene encoding 5'/3'-nucleotidase SurE yields the protein MSLRFLVSNDDGYDAPGIEALVAVLRKFGTTTVVAPLAEQSGCGHRVTTHQPLTLKQIGDDWYSLDCTPADCVRVAISHLKLEVDFVVAGINAGGNLGCDVFMSGTVAAAREAALLGVPSIAVSQYRRTREPVDWERAQRWITPAIQKCLEEPRQLGVYWNLNLPDPAITPDAGNGTAYVPPIIRCPLDTNPLAFRYERQDDHLVYRGTYQERGRTPEYDVAVCFDGSISMTRLQLSLHA from the coding sequence ATGAGCCTGCGATTCTTAGTTTCCAACGACGATGGATACGACGCGCCGGGAATCGAAGCACTCGTTGCCGTGCTGCGGAAGTTCGGCACGACGACCGTCGTAGCCCCGCTAGCCGAGCAGTCGGGCTGCGGACATCGCGTGACGACGCATCAACCGCTGACGCTCAAGCAAATCGGCGACGATTGGTACAGCCTCGACTGTACGCCGGCCGATTGCGTGCGGGTCGCGATCTCGCACCTCAAGCTGGAGGTCGACTTCGTCGTCGCGGGAATCAATGCCGGCGGCAATCTCGGTTGCGACGTGTTTATGTCGGGAACCGTCGCTGCGGCCCGCGAAGCCGCGTTATTAGGCGTGCCGAGCATCGCCGTTTCTCAATATCGTCGCACGCGCGAGCCCGTGGATTGGGAGCGTGCCCAGCGCTGGATCACGCCGGCCATTCAGAAATGCCTAGAGGAGCCTCGACAGCTTGGCGTCTACTGGAATCTCAATCTGCCTGACCCTGCCATCACGCCCGACGCCGGCAACGGCACGGCGTATGTGCCGCCGATCATCCGTTGCCCTCTCGACACGAATCCGCTCGCATTCCGGTACGAACGCCAAGACGACCACCTCGTTTACCGAGGCACTTATCAAGAACGTGGTCGGACTCCGGAGTACGACGTCGCCGTTTGCTTCGACGGGTCGATTAGCATGACCCGCCTGCAACTCAGCCTGCATGCATAG
- a CDS encoding cofactor-independent phosphoglycerate mutase yields MKYAIVIPDGCADEPQASLGGKTPLQAANVPNMDAIVQAGIVGRANNVPPSLPAGSDVANLSLLGYNPLEHFTGRAPLEAAAQGIPLAAADWAIRCNIVTVEDQTMKSFTAGHISTEEATRLLVTAQEHLGNSELTFYPGVSYRNLLLYRPGSGAAPFSNDTRTTPPHDLTDKSVLDDYPRGPGGGLLVELMSSSVGLFADHPVNAERKAAGKPVATNIWLWGQGRAPALKSFQELYGKSGAMITAVDLLRGLAALVGWKRIEVPGATGYLDTDYAAKGRYAIEALNDVDVVCVHVEATDEASHEGRGDAKIQALEEIDAKIVGPLHAALKKYGDYRILVSPDHPTPIRTKTHSHGLVPLAICGTGIKPDTAQTYDEVAAAASLIAFDEGYKMMSYFLGK; encoded by the coding sequence GTCGGCCGAGCGAATAATGTTCCTCCTTCGTTGCCGGCCGGGTCCGACGTCGCCAACCTAAGCTTGCTCGGCTACAACCCGCTCGAACACTTCACCGGCCGCGCACCGCTCGAAGCTGCAGCACAGGGGATTCCGTTGGCCGCCGCCGATTGGGCGATTCGCTGCAACATCGTGACGGTCGAAGACCAGACGATGAAGAGCTTCACGGCTGGGCACATCTCGACCGAAGAAGCGACGCGCCTGCTTGTGACCGCGCAAGAGCACCTCGGCAACTCGGAGCTGACGTTCTATCCCGGCGTCAGCTACCGCAACCTTCTGCTCTATCGACCCGGCAGTGGCGCGGCTCCTTTCTCGAACGACACGCGCACAACGCCACCGCACGACCTGACCGACAAATCGGTGCTCGACGACTATCCGCGCGGCCCCGGCGGGGGCTTGCTCGTCGAACTGATGAGTTCGAGCGTCGGGCTTTTCGCCGACCATCCGGTCAACGCCGAACGGAAAGCGGCCGGCAAGCCCGTCGCCACGAACATTTGGCTCTGGGGGCAAGGACGTGCGCCGGCGCTGAAGTCGTTTCAAGAACTTTACGGCAAGAGCGGCGCGATGATCACCGCGGTCGACTTGCTGCGCGGGCTTGCGGCGCTCGTCGGCTGGAAGCGGATCGAAGTTCCCGGTGCAACCGGCTATCTCGACACCGACTATGCGGCGAAGGGGCGTTACGCGATCGAAGCGTTGAACGACGTCGACGTCGTCTGCGTGCATGTCGAAGCGACGGATGAAGCGTCGCACGAAGGGCGCGGCGATGCGAAGATCCAAGCGCTCGAAGAGATCGACGCGAAGATCGTCGGCCCGTTGCATGCCGCGCTCAAGAAATACGGCGACTATCGCATTCTCGTTTCACCCGACCACCCGACGCCGATTCGGACGAAGACCCACAGTCATGGGCTCGTGCCGCTGGCGATCTGTGGAACCGGAATTAAGCCCGACACTGCACAAACCTACGACGAAGTGGCGGCCGCCGCATCGCTGATCGCTTTCGACGAAGGCTACAAGATGATGTCATACTTCCTCGGCAAATAA
- a CDS encoding Gfo/Idh/MocA family oxidoreductase — MRFRLHRVFIALTVFVSGALPAQAEDAAKSELIKIGIIGLDTSHAPAFTGAINNAKADSPLAGMKVVAAFPGGSSDVHSSHSRVAGFTEQLSKQGVEIVDSVEALLPKVDAILLESVDGRPHLAQARPVFEANKNAAKKKPMFIDKPIAASLADTLEIYRLAEESGTPIFSSSSLRYYPGIAAVNAEKPFGDVLGCLSYGPCSLEEHHPDLFWYGIHGVEILFTIMGDGCESVACVATPDTHVVSGVWKEGRVGTFRGIRSGKSGYGAFVFGSTGAGPAEERKGGGYGPLLVEIAGFFKTGKPPVAKETTINLVAFMEAADESKRLGGKSVLIADILERAKKPSSATSK; from the coding sequence ATGCGCTTCCGTCTTCATCGCGTCTTCATCGCGCTGACCGTTTTCGTCTCGGGAGCGTTGCCGGCTCAAGCCGAGGATGCTGCGAAAAGCGAACTCATCAAGATCGGGATCATCGGACTCGACACTTCGCATGCGCCGGCATTCACGGGGGCTATCAACAACGCGAAGGCCGATAGCCCTTTGGCTGGGATGAAAGTCGTGGCGGCGTTTCCCGGCGGGTCGAGCGATGTGCATTCGAGCCATTCTCGCGTTGCCGGCTTTACCGAGCAATTGAGTAAGCAAGGGGTCGAGATCGTCGACTCGGTCGAAGCGTTGTTGCCGAAAGTCGATGCCATTCTGCTGGAAAGCGTCGATGGCCGGCCGCACTTGGCCCAAGCTCGCCCGGTGTTCGAGGCGAATAAGAACGCCGCCAAAAAGAAGCCGATGTTCATCGACAAACCGATCGCCGCATCGCTCGCGGACACATTGGAAATCTACCGGCTCGCGGAAGAATCCGGCACTCCGATTTTTTCCAGCTCGTCGCTCCGCTACTATCCCGGCATTGCGGCGGTTAACGCCGAGAAGCCGTTCGGCGATGTTCTCGGCTGCTTGTCGTACGGCCCTTGTTCGCTCGAAGAACATCATCCCGACCTGTTCTGGTACGGCATTCATGGTGTTGAAATTCTGTTCACCATCATGGGCGACGGTTGCGAGAGCGTGGCGTGTGTCGCGACTCCGGACACGCATGTCGTGTCGGGCGTATGGAAGGAAGGCCGCGTAGGAACCTTCCGCGGCATTCGATCCGGCAAATCCGGGTACGGAGCGTTCGTCTTCGGTAGCACGGGAGCAGGACCGGCCGAAGAGCGCAAGGGGGGCGGGTATGGACCCCTTTTGGTCGAGATCGCCGGATTCTTTAAGACGGGGAAACCGCCGGTCGCAAAAGAAACGACGATCAATCTCGTGGCATTTATGGAAGCGGCCGACGAGAGCAAGCGCCTCGGCGGTAAGAGCGTGCTGATCGCCGATATCTTAGAGCGTGCGAAGAAGCCTAGTTCGGCCACGTCGAAATAG
- a CDS encoding carbon storage regulator yields MLVLSRKQGEQIRIGDNIVITVQRLSGNRVSLGIEAPSDCKIMRGELEAILESVGAAPSVSHDAPQSRGIAVATMRAKHVGQNRIREIIQQTLRPSK; encoded by the coding sequence ATGCTCGTACTCAGCCGTAAGCAAGGCGAACAAATTCGAATCGGCGACAACATCGTCATCACGGTCCAACGCCTTTCCGGCAACCGTGTCAGCCTGGGAATCGAAGCTCCCTCGGATTGCAAAATCATGCGGGGCGAGCTTGAAGCGATTCTCGAATCCGTGGGCGCTGCCCCGTCCGTATCCCACGATGCTCCGCAGAGCCGTGGCATAGCGGTCGCCACGATGCGTGCGAAGCACGTCGGACAGAACCGCATTCGGGAAATCATTCAGCAAACGCTTCGCCCGTCGAAGTAA
- a CDS encoding NUDIX hydrolase, with translation MKQSSNPNSHACAIPYRIAGGRVEVCIVTTVRKQRWVFPKGYVEDGETEAEAALKEAFEEAGLIGRIAGNSVGSYERRKLGLICRVACYLMQVEECQRAWDESSVRRRRWVPASEALAELGQKEQRSIYASILRRLERRRPKAG, from the coding sequence ATGAAGCAAAGTTCGAACCCGAATTCGCATGCTTGTGCAATTCCCTACCGCATCGCCGGGGGCCGGGTCGAGGTTTGCATCGTCACCACGGTGCGCAAACAGCGCTGGGTGTTTCCCAAGGGTTACGTCGAAGACGGCGAAACCGAAGCGGAAGCGGCCTTAAAAGAGGCTTTCGAGGAAGCAGGCCTGATCGGCCGCATCGCCGGCAACTCGGTCGGCAGTTACGAACGCCGCAAGCTAGGTCTTATTTGCCGAGTGGCTTGCTACTTGATGCAAGTCGAAGAGTGCCAACGCGCTTGGGATGAATCCAGCGTGCGCCGACGACGCTGGGTGCCGGCCTCCGAGGCACTCGCCGAACTCGGCCAAAAAGAGCAACGAAGCATTTACGCTTCGATCTTGCGCCGCCTCGAACGACGCCGTCCGAAGGCGGGCTAA
- a CDS encoding alkaline phosphatase D family protein, which produces MCALRIDVPGRAWSRRAVLKAGAAVSFWPLLGVPASALAKKFVATGDYPFTLGVASGDPLPDGFVIWTRLAPKPLAGGGMPEENVEVRYQVATDEKMTQVVAKGTAIATPDLAHSVHVEVVGLEPARWYFYQFSASGETSPVGRSRTAPKLDSIPDRLRFAFASCQHFEQGLFTAYKHMAAEDLDFIAHLGDYIYEYAGKEKQVRKHVGPVLDLLVDYRNRHAQYKTDEHLQAAHAKCPWLVTWDDHEFANNCAGLISEKFDETPEVYTRRRVNAYRAYYEHMPLRVAQVPQGPSMRLYREVPFGGLADFQILDTRQYRTDQPCGDGNKLPCPEVYSKRGTMLGERQEAWLYKALKKSLAKWNVLTQQVMMARVDRMPGMLEAYSMDQWPGYEANRQRVLKFFAENPALNPIVVAGDIHSNWANDLQVDSADPKSPIVATEFVGTSLSSGGDGQEANKNSSTTLSENPFVKFYNAERGYVSCDVSAKEWKTHYRTLPFVTKPDAPLVTRKTFVVEHGKPGAKEA; this is translated from the coding sequence ATGTGTGCTTTGCGGATCGATGTGCCGGGCCGTGCATGGAGTCGTCGAGCCGTGTTGAAGGCCGGTGCTGCCGTGAGCTTCTGGCCGCTGCTCGGCGTGCCGGCTTCCGCGCTTGCGAAGAAGTTCGTCGCGACCGGCGACTATCCGTTCACGCTCGGCGTGGCGTCCGGAGATCCGCTCCCCGACGGCTTCGTGATCTGGACTCGACTGGCACCGAAGCCGCTCGCAGGGGGCGGCATGCCGGAGGAGAACGTCGAAGTTCGCTATCAGGTCGCCACGGATGAAAAGATGACGCAAGTCGTCGCGAAGGGAACCGCGATCGCCACACCCGACCTCGCTCACTCGGTACATGTCGAGGTGGTGGGCTTAGAGCCCGCGCGGTGGTACTTCTATCAATTCTCGGCCTCGGGCGAAACGAGCCCGGTCGGCCGAAGCCGAACGGCACCGAAGCTCGACTCGATTCCCGATCGCCTTCGTTTCGCTTTCGCATCGTGCCAACACTTCGAGCAAGGGCTATTCACCGCCTACAAGCACATGGCGGCGGAAGACCTCGACTTCATCGCGCATCTCGGCGATTACATCTACGAATACGCGGGCAAAGAAAAGCAAGTGCGAAAGCATGTCGGGCCGGTGCTCGACTTGCTCGTCGACTATCGCAACCGCCACGCACAATACAAGACCGACGAACATCTCCAAGCGGCGCATGCGAAGTGTCCGTGGCTCGTCACTTGGGACGATCATGAATTCGCGAACAACTGCGCAGGCCTGATCTCCGAGAAGTTCGACGAAACGCCCGAGGTCTACACGCGGCGTCGCGTGAACGCTTATCGCGCCTACTACGAACACATGCCGCTTCGCGTCGCGCAAGTGCCGCAAGGGCCGTCGATGCGGCTCTACCGAGAAGTCCCGTTCGGCGGCTTGGCCGACTTCCAGATTCTCGACACCCGTCAGTATCGCACCGACCAGCCGTGCGGCGACGGCAACAAGCTCCCGTGTCCCGAGGTTTACTCGAAACGGGGCACGATGCTCGGCGAGCGCCAAGAGGCTTGGCTTTATAAAGCGTTGAAGAAGTCGCTGGCGAAATGGAATGTGCTGACCCAGCAAGTGATGATGGCCCGCGTCGACCGGATGCCGGGCATGCTCGAAGCGTACAGCATGGATCAATGGCCCGGCTACGAAGCCAATCGCCAACGGGTACTGAAATTCTTCGCTGAAAACCCCGCGTTGAATCCGATCGTCGTTGCCGGCGACATTCACTCGAACTGGGCCAACGACCTACAAGTCGATTCGGCCGATCCGAAGTCGCCGATCGTCGCGACGGAGTTCGTCGGCACTTCGCTCAGCTCCGGCGGCGACGGGCAAGAAGCCAACAAAAACAGTTCCACGACGCTTTCGGAGAACCCGTTCGTCAAATTCTACAATGCCGAGCGGGGCTACGTGTCGTGCGACGTTTCGGCGAAAGAATGGAAGACGCATTACCGCACGCTGCCGTTCGTGACGAAGCCCGATGCGCCGCTCGTGACTCGAAAGACGTTCGTCGTCGAACATGGCAAGCCGGGGGCGAAGGAAGCGTAA
- a CDS encoding DegT/DnrJ/EryC1/StrS family aminotransferase, with product MTDYESWTPAIMGGERAFPEGPPAWPPPDEDVLAALQKAYRDGSWGRYEGPNLEALITALQELLKVPHILPCSSGTIAVEIALRGLGVEPRDEVILGAYDFPGNFRAIEAIGATPVLIDLDPQTRCIDVDQAAAACGPLTKAMIATHLHGAVVDMRRLRELADDRKFRIVEDACQCSGAVVQGMPAGTWGDAGVFSFGGSKLLTAGRGGAVFTARADVYQRMKIFNERGNAAFPLSELQAAVLMPQLEKLPARGIARRSAARRLAAALAEAPGLIPVPTEPSDCRPEFYKLGLMFDLRPQESGEDISLSRDAFGNAARAEGIALDPGFRGFLRRTRRRCRQIGDCPIARCAAERTLVLHHPILMESEDAIDRVATTLRHLLTAFRDGAGTCSDPKTSSTPRDKARP from the coding sequence GTGACTGATTACGAGTCTTGGACTCCAGCGATCATGGGGGGCGAGCGTGCGTTTCCCGAGGGCCCGCCGGCTTGGCCGCCGCCGGACGAAGACGTTCTTGCGGCCTTGCAGAAAGCCTATCGCGACGGTTCTTGGGGACGCTACGAAGGGCCGAACCTTGAGGCGCTGATCACGGCGTTGCAAGAGTTGTTGAAGGTCCCGCATATCTTGCCTTGTAGCTCGGGAACGATTGCCGTTGAAATTGCGCTACGCGGTTTGGGGGTCGAGCCCCGCGATGAAGTGATTCTGGGAGCTTATGATTTTCCGGGCAATTTTCGTGCGATCGAAGCGATCGGCGCGACGCCGGTGTTGATCGACTTAGATCCGCAGACTCGCTGTATCGACGTCGACCAAGCCGCCGCCGCATGCGGCCCGCTCACGAAAGCGATGATCGCGACCCATCTGCATGGGGCGGTCGTCGACATGCGGCGTTTGCGCGAGCTTGCCGACGACCGTAAGTTCCGGATCGTCGAGGATGCATGCCAGTGCTCGGGAGCCGTGGTTCAAGGGATGCCAGCGGGCACATGGGGAGATGCGGGGGTCTTTAGCTTCGGCGGCAGCAAGCTCCTCACGGCCGGCCGTGGCGGTGCCGTATTTACGGCTCGGGCGGACGTTTATCAACGCATGAAGATTTTCAACGAACGGGGCAACGCGGCATTTCCACTAAGCGAGTTGCAAGCGGCCGTACTAATGCCGCAACTGGAGAAACTGCCGGCGCGAGGCATTGCCCGGCGTTCCGCCGCGCGGCGCTTGGCCGCCGCTTTAGCCGAAGCACCGGGACTGATCCCCGTGCCGACGGAACCGAGCGATTGCCGGCCCGAGTTCTACAAACTGGGACTGATGTTCGATCTTCGCCCCCAGGAAAGCGGCGAAGATATTTCTTTAAGCCGCGATGCATTCGGCAACGCCGCACGAGCCGAGGGAATTGCGCTCGACCCGGGGTTTCGCGGCTTCCTGCGGCGCACTCGGCGGCGATGCCGGCAGATCGGCGATTGCCCGATCGCGCGGTGTGCGGCCGAACGGACTCTCGTGCTGCATCACCCGATCTTGATGGAATCGGAAGATGCCATCGATCGCGTTGCAACGACGCTGCGGCATCTTCTAACGGCATTTCGCGACGGTGCCGGCACGTGCTCCGATCCAAAAACTTCTTCCACGCCCCGGGATAAAGCTCGACCATGA
- a CDS encoding aspartate kinase has protein sequence MPLIVQKFGGSSVADTQKILAAARKAIRAQQEGNQVVTVVSAMGDSTDDLIELANQISDSPPAREMDMLLSTGEQVSVALMAMAVHALGHQAVSMTGAQMGIETSSVHGKARINTIKSDRLRKALDAGNIVIAAGFQGIDENLNITTLGRGGSDTTAVALAAVLGADACEIYTDVDGVCTTDPRLLPEARRVKQISYDEMLELASLGAGVMHSRSIEFGKKFGVPIHVRSSFTDIPGTMIMALGEAPNQAVCGATLVKNEARVTILGVPDVPGSSHTIFSKIAAKNVTVDMIVQNVAADGRADISFTVVREELPATLRAVEEAVHELGAEGFTSDENVSKASVVGQGMAEQTGVAQRMFRSLADAGINIQMITTSEIKISVLVSREQGAAALRTVHQAFELHKVPEKLNPSASEAHAAMKPGNAAAVVERLQGVQGMEDLTIDEVRIDDTQARVTISGVPDTPGIAAKVFERIAADGIFVDMIVQSFGRNGKANLSLTIPRGDLAKALKTAEDLVKQFSCGPVSSAPKVVKLSVSGIGMRSHTGVAIRMFRALSEAGINVDMINTSEMRVNVVVDGAAGERGLAALQQAFADTMR, from the coding sequence ATGCCTCTCATCGTTCAGAAGTTCGGCGGTTCCAGCGTGGCCGACACGCAGAAGATACTCGCCGCGGCGCGCAAAGCCATTCGCGCTCAGCAAGAAGGAAACCAAGTCGTGACGGTCGTCAGCGCGATGGGCGACAGCACCGACGATTTGATCGAACTGGCGAACCAAATTTCGGATAGTCCGCCGGCCCGCGAAATGGACATGCTCCTCTCAACCGGCGAGCAGGTGAGTGTGGCGCTGATGGCGATGGCCGTCCACGCGCTCGGGCATCAGGCCGTGAGCATGACCGGTGCGCAGATGGGAATCGAGACGAGCAGCGTCCACGGCAAGGCTCGGATCAACACGATCAAGTCCGACCGCTTGCGCAAAGCGCTCGACGCCGGCAACATCGTGATCGCCGCGGGCTTTCAAGGGATCGACGAAAACCTGAACATCACGACCTTGGGGCGCGGCGGCAGCGACACGACGGCCGTGGCTTTGGCGGCGGTGCTCGGAGCCGACGCGTGCGAGATCTATACCGATGTCGACGGGGTCTGCACCACCGATCCGCGATTGCTGCCGGAAGCGCGGCGAGTTAAGCAGATCAGCTACGACGAGATGCTCGAACTGGCGAGCCTCGGAGCAGGGGTGATGCATAGCCGGTCGATCGAGTTCGGCAAGAAATTCGGCGTGCCGATCCATGTGCGCAGCAGCTTTACCGACATTCCCGGCACGATGATCATGGCGCTCGGCGAAGCGCCTAATCAAGCGGTTTGCGGAGCGACGCTCGTAAAGAACGAGGCCCGCGTAACGATCCTCGGCGTGCCCGACGTGCCGGGCTCCAGCCATACGATCTTCTCGAAGATCGCGGCGAAGAACGTGACGGTCGACATGATCGTGCAAAACGTCGCCGCCGACGGCCGCGCCGACATTTCGTTTACCGTCGTGCGCGAAGAACTTCCTGCCACGCTTAGAGCGGTAGAGGAAGCGGTTCACGAGCTCGGGGCCGAAGGATTCACGAGCGACGAGAACGTATCGAAGGCTTCGGTCGTAGGGCAGGGAATGGCCGAGCAAACCGGCGTGGCTCAAAGAATGTTCCGTAGCTTGGCCGACGCAGGCATCAACATCCAAATGATTACGACCAGCGAGATCAAGATCTCGGTGCTGGTGTCGCGCGAGCAGGGGGCCGCCGCGCTGCGCACGGTGCATCAAGCGTTCGAGCTGCATAAAGTTCCGGAGAAGCTCAACCCATCCGCTTCCGAGGCACACGCCGCGATGAAGCCCGGCAATGCCGCGGCGGTCGTGGAGCGTTTGCAAGGGGTGCAAGGGATGGAAGATCTCACGATCGACGAAGTTCGGATCGACGACACGCAAGCGCGCGTGACGATTTCCGGTGTGCCCGACACGCCGGGCATCGCTGCGAAGGTGTTCGAACGGATCGCGGCCGACGGCATCTTCGTCGACATGATCGTGCAAAGCTTCGGACGCAACGGCAAAGCCAACTTGAGCCTCACGATTCCTCGCGGAGACCTGGCGAAGGCGCTGAAAACCGCCGAGGATCTCGTCAAGCAATTCTCCTGCGGGCCGGTTTCGAGCGCGCCGAAAGTAGTGAAGCTTTCGGTTTCCGGAATCGGCATGCGCAGCCATACCGGCGTCGCGATTCGGATGTTCCGAGCGCTGTCGGAAGCGGGCATCAACGTCGACATGATCAACACGAGCGAGATGCGCGTGAACGTCGTCGTCGACGGGGCGGCCGGCGAGCGCGGCCTAGCGGCATTGCAACAAGCCTTCGCCGATACGATGCGGTAG